From one Rhopalosiphum padi isolate XX-2018 chromosome 2, ASM2088224v1, whole genome shotgun sequence genomic stretch:
- the LOC132919082 gene encoding uncharacterized protein LOC132919082: MTQLGVELADANMSRPHNAQSPTDLIDTSNFTIDFTGRKSINIGLDPSNDFNVSIQIITPSRFVCLSTDFLRRIYSLMGNILSIISDPPVKSRERLFLKDETITLSKTSHRGDNMLAVESHHQQGCRVLLSRRNLLKLQDMQWIINETVALKSNIIRDAVIGQTDLVATYLNANVHVEKTSTVEEIIAIVHNIHNDLATMNIVAKNENNFTNQIKLFAYKQLAQRWFKKMHENGKDCINDADGDGGGGGGGGGDDIDDWPISLKTIDGSTVFSYTNY, translated from the exons atgacTCAACTCGGCGTCGAACTAGCCGATGCAAATATGTCGCGTCCACACAATGCACAGTCACCAACCGATTTAATCGATACATCTAATTTTACCATAGACTTTACCGGCCGCAAGTCTATCAACATCGGACTCGATCCGTCTAATGATTTCAATgtttcaatacaaataataacaccATCACGGTTCGTATGCTTGTCAACTGATTTTTTACGTCGTATTTACTCGTTGATGGGGAATATTCTATCGATAATATCTGACCCGCCGGTTAAAAGTCGCGAAAGGCTTTTCCTCAAAGATGAAACTATTACACTGTCCAAGACGAGTCATCGCGGCGATAATATGCTGGCAGTCGAATCTCATCACCAACAAGGATGTCGCGTATTATTGAGTAGACGAAATCTACTAAAGCTTCAAGACATGCAATGGATTATCAACGAAACGGTTGCATTGAAATCTAACATTATACGTGACGCGGTGATCGGACAAACCGATCTTGTCGCAACATATTTAAACGCTAATGTGCACGTGGAAAAAACATCGACCGTTGAAGAAATTATCGCAATCGTACACAATATCCATAACGATTTGGCTACAATGAACATTGTcgcaaaaaatgaaaacaattttacaaaccAGATAAAATTGTTTGCATACAAACAACTCGCTCAGCGTTGGTTTAAGAAAATGCATGAAAACGGTAAAGACTGTATAAACGATGCTGAcggtgacggcggcggcggcggcggcggcggcggtgacgatATCGATGAttgg CCCATTTCACTCAAGACGATCGATGGATCGACGGTGTTCTCTTATACAAACTATTGA